The window CTGGCGGCCGCCCTCGACCGGCCAGACCGGGTCGTCGCGCCCGTGGAGGACGAGCGTCGGGACCGTCACCTCGTAGAGCGGTCCAGCGTCGAAGTCGGCGATAGCGGCGATTTGTGCCGCCCACGCGTCGGGGGTGGCGTCTTCCATCCCACGCCACTCGACGAGTTGGTCTACGACCTCGGGTTGCTCGGCGCGGAAATCGTCGGAGAGCGCCGGTGTGAGGGACTCGCGGAGTGCCGTCGGGTCGTGGGGTGCGCCGTACAGCGAGTCTGCGTCGATGTCGGCACCCGAGGCGGCGGTTCCGACGAGGGTGAGACTCCGAACGCGAGCGGTGGTCCGAGCGGCCTCCAGACCGACCATGCCGCCGAGTCCGAGTCCGACGACGTGGGCCTTTCGAACTCCCGCGTCGGCGAGTACTGCTTCGAGGTCGGAGACGAGCGTCTCGACCGAGTACGGGCCTGTCGGTGCGTCGGAACGGCCGGTTCCGCGAAGGTCCATCACGAGACTCTCGTACGGCCCTGCGACCGCAGCGTGTTGCCACCCCCACTGCCACGCGCCGTATCCCGCGTCGCCGACGAAGACGACTGTCTCACCGTCACCGTCAGCGTCGTAGTAGAGTTCGACACCGTTCGTCGTCGCGGTAGGCATACCCGCAGGTCGGCCGGCGACGAACTTAGGCGTGCCCGTCTCGGTGTCGCCTGCGGGGGTAACACGGTCTCGTCACCGTGCTGTTTGAGCGGTCGAAGCGCGTGACGACGCCTACCGGACGCGAACGTCCCACTCGCCGTTGTCAGTCCGCTCGGCGATAGCGTCGAACAGCGACGCGAGGGTGTGGACGGTCTTGCCGCTCTGCGTCATGGGGTCAAGAAAGAACACGCCGTGGGCGTTCGAGTTGGCGAGTCTGGTAGTCAACGCGTGCAAGAATCGGAATATCGCCTGCAAGTCGGCGTACTGGAAGAGAATCGTCAGCGAGTCGAGGACCACGAGCGGTGTCGGCCCGTCCGCACTGTCGTCCCACCGGCCGAGATGTTTCGTCGCGAGCATCCCGAGACCGGTGAGGTCCGACGGTGCCGTGACCTGTTCGACGGTGTCTGCACCGACGGCGTCTGGGTCCCGCGTCTCCGACGTGACGACGACGAGTTCCGTCGGCCGAACACCGAGACGACGCTCCCAGTGGTCCGGGTCGCCCGTGCTACGGGGTGAGAAATCCAGCGCGAGGATGGGGAGTTCTCGGACGTCCGAGAGCCCCAACGACGGTGTCTCGACGTCACTGTCGAGGACCAGCACCGACCGCGCCGACTCCGCGCCAGGCCGCATCACCCCTGATTCCATCACTGTACGTAGCACGCGTACAACACTTAGAACTACCCACTCGTTATCAAAACCGATTTTGTGAAGAGAGGAATGAGATGGGTTTCTAAGGCGTCTACCCACTAATTTCGGAACGGGATACTCAGAAGTTGGAGTAGCGGCACCGAGAGCGAGTAGTGCGGCCGTGAAGTGGCGACTGACCGACCAGTAGCGATGGGGCGGAACCGCTGTCGAGATGGAGTCCGGTTCGAACGACAGTGCCGATTCGCACAGAAAGACAGGACCGAGTGCCGGTGTCTGACGTGCCGAGCTAGGCGTTGAGAACGGTCTTGAGAACGTCTTCAGCCTCGTCGAGGGCGTCGTCGAGGGCGTCCACGTCCGGCCCACCGCCCTGTGCGAAGTCGGCCGGACCGCCACCACCGCCGCCGACCTTCTGGGCGAGTTGGCCGACGACCTGTCCGGCGTTGATGCCGACGTCGTCCGGCACGCCGACGACGAACTGGGCGGACCCGCCAGCGGCGGACCCGAGGACGGCGACTTTCCCCTCTTCGACGAGGGCATTGGCCGTTGCGCGGAGTTCGTCCGCGTCACTGTCGAGACGCTGAATCACGGCGGGCGTACCGTCGATGTCGATTTCGTCGGCACCCGCGGCGGCGCGCGCCTCGGCGAGTTCGGTCTTCAGACGGTCGATGGTCTTGCCACGCGCCTTCCACTCGGTGAAGAAGCGCTCGGCCGTCTCGGGCACGTCTTCGGGGTTCACGTCCAGAACCTCGGCGGCGTCGTAGAGCGAATCTTCGGTGCGCTGGGTGGCCTCGATGGCCGCGTCGCCGGCAGCGAAGACGACGCGTTCGACACCGTCTTGGACCGGTTCGGTGTTCAGCACCTTGATAGCGCCAATGTCACCGGTTCGCTTGACGTGCGTTCCACCACACGCCTGCACGTCGCTGCCGACGTGGATGAGGCGAATCTTCTCTCCCGGCGGGATGCCACCCTGATAGAGGTCGAATCCGTACTTGTTCTCGGCGTCGTTCCGGTCGGGCCATTCCTGTTTGACCGGGATGTTGCGCATCACGAGTTCGTTGGCGACACGCTCGATTTGCTTGACCTCCTCGCGGGAGATTCGCTCGTAGTGCGTCACGTCGAGGCGCGAACGGTCGGTCCCTTTCGAGGCACCGGCCTGTCGGATGTGGTCGCCGAGGACTGTCCGGATGGCGTGGCCGATGACGTGGGTCGCCGTGTGGTGTCGCATGAGGCGGCGACGACGCTCGACGTCGAGTTGGCCGCGGACGAACTCGCCCTTGCCGGGGTCGTCGTCGGTGCGGTGGAGCACCACGTCGCCTTCTATCTGCACGTCGGTCACTTCGACCGTCTTGTCGTCCGTCGCGAGCGACCCGTGGTCGGCGGGTTGGCCACCACCTTCGGGGTAGAACATCGTCTGGTCGAGGACCACGTCGTACCCCTCTTCGCGCTCGAACACGTCAAGGACGACGGCTTCGAACTCGGTTCGTTCCTGGTCGTCGTAGTAGAGTTTGTCCGTCGCGGGCAGGTCGCCGAGGCGTTCGTCCTGTTCGGACGTGACCGTCTCGCCGTCGACCTGTTCGTGGCGGTCCGCGACGAGCGAGTAGAAGTCGTCGGGGATGTCGACCGTCGCACCGCGCTCTTCGGCAATCTCCTGTACCATGTCGGGTTGGATGCCGTGGGAGTCGTACAGTTCGATGAGTTCGTCGACCGGGATGGGTTCGCCCTTGTCGGCGTACTCGTCGGCGAGTTGCTGGACCCGGCGCGACCCGCGTTCGAGCGTCTTTCTGTACTTGCGCTCTTCGCTGCGGACGATGTCGCGGATAGTGTCGCGGTTCTGGTAGTCGAGGCGTTCGGCCTGCATGTCCACGAGTTCGTCGAGGGGGGCGTCCACGCCGAGGTTGTCGACGAGGCGCTTGGTGCGGCGAAGGACCATGCGGGCGAGGTAGCCCGTCCCGACGTTCGAGGGAACGATGCCGTCACCGAACATGTACGCGAGCGTCCGGCAGTGGTCGGCGATGGCGTAGATATCTTCGAGGGGACGGAGCAGTTCGGTCAACTCGTCGGCGTCCACGTCGAGTTCGCCGGCGACTTCGGCGCGCGCGGTGGCGA is drawn from Haloferax litoreum and contains these coding sequences:
- a CDS encoding DUF7504 family protein — encoded protein: MESGVMRPGAESARSVLVLDSDVETPSLGLSDVRELPILALDFSPRSTGDPDHWERRLGVRPTELVVVTSETRDPDAVGADTVEQVTAPSDLTGLGMLATKHLGRWDDSADGPTPLVVLDSLTILFQYADLQAIFRFLHALTTRLANSNAHGVFFLDPMTQSGKTVHTLASLFDAIAERTDNGEWDVRVR
- a CDS encoding alpha/beta fold hydrolase, whose protein sequence is MPTATTNGVELYYDADGDGETVVFVGDAGYGAWQWGWQHAAVAGPYESLVMDLRGTGRSDAPTGPYSVETLVSDLEAVLADAGVRKAHVVGLGLGGMVGLEAARTTARVRSLTLVGTAASGADIDADSLYGAPHDPTALRESLTPALSDDFRAEQPEVVDQLVEWRGMEDATPDAWAAQIAAIADFDAGPLYEVTVPTLVLHGRDDPVWPVEGGRQLADGLPKGTFESFDGARHLVTVERSRLVNDAVVGFLESLDD
- the alaS gene encoding alanine--tRNA ligase produces the protein MSELEEEYRLDYFEEEGFYRKQCPVTGVYFWTRDPDRETCGEPPADDYTFIDNPGFDEEYTLEEMREKFLSFFEEQDHERIDPYPVAANRWRDDVLLTQASIYDFQPLVTSGETPPPANPLTISQPCIRMQDIDNVGKTGRHTMAFEMMAHHAFNAREEAGDKYAYEGEVYWKDDTVRLCDEFFESLGADISEITYIEDPWVGGGNAGPAFEVLYRGAELATLVFMSMKQDPEGEYHLKDGNNYSPMDTYIVDTGYGLERWTWVSQGTPTVYEAVYPDMIDFLKENVGIEHSEEEEELIHRAAKLSGHLDIDEIDDLATARAEVAGELDVDADELTELLRPLEDIYAIADHCRTLAYMFGDGIVPSNVGTGYLARMVLRRTKRLVDNLGVDAPLDELVDMQAERLDYQNRDTIRDIVRSEERKYRKTLERGSRRVQQLADEYADKGEPIPVDELIELYDSHGIQPDMVQEIAEERGATVDIPDDFYSLVADRHEQVDGETVTSEQDERLGDLPATDKLYYDDQERTEFEAVVLDVFEREEGYDVVLDQTMFYPEGGGQPADHGSLATDDKTVEVTDVQIEGDVVLHRTDDDPGKGEFVRGQLDVERRRRLMRHHTATHVIGHAIRTVLGDHIRQAGASKGTDRSRLDVTHYERISREEVKQIERVANELVMRNIPVKQEWPDRNDAENKYGFDLYQGGIPPGEKIRLIHVGSDVQACGGTHVKRTGDIGAIKVLNTEPVQDGVERVVFAAGDAAIEATQRTEDSLYDAAEVLDVNPEDVPETAERFFTEWKARGKTIDRLKTELAEARAAAGADEIDIDGTPAVIQRLDSDADELRATANALVEEGKVAVLGSAAGGSAQFVVGVPDDVGINAGQVVGQLAQKVGGGGGGPADFAQGGGPDVDALDDALDEAEDVLKTVLNA